Part of the Leclercia sp. AS011 genome is shown below.
GCAAGCAGTTGGGTGAAGAGGATCTTAAAGCCCTCAACCTGACCGCGCAGGATCTGGTGGTCGGGCTGGCGGCTTCCGGGCGCACGCCGTATGTGATTGGCGGTCTCGAGTACGCGAACCAGACCGGCTGCACCACCGTGGCGATCTCCTGTAATCCGGGTTCACCCATTGCCCAGGTCGCGGCGATCGCCATCTCGCCGGTTGTCGGCCCGGAAGCGTTGACCGGCTCCACCCGTCTGAAATCCGGCACCGCGCAAAAGCTGGTGCTGAACATGATCTCCACCGGGGCGATGGTGAAGTTCGGCAAGGTTTACCAGAACCTGATGGTGGACATGAAAGCCACCAACGTGAAGCTCATCGACCGGGCCTGCCGCATGGTGGTAGAAGCCACCGGCACCACGCGCGAAGAGGCGGAAGAGGTCCTGAAACAGACCGGGTACGACGTCAAACCGGCGATCCTGATGATCTTAAGCGGGCTGGATGCCGCGGCGGCGCGCGCCAGACTCGACGCGCATCAGGGATTCTTACGTGCGGCATTAGAAAACTAAAGAGGCGTACATGGAAAAAACAGCAGCGCTCGCCAGCGATATCCTTGCGGGTATAGGCGGAGAGAACAATATCCGGCGTCTGGAAAACTGCATGACGCGGGTGCGGGTGGAAGTCCAGGATGATGACAAGCTCGATCTGGCGCGGCTGAAAAAACTGCCCGGCGTCAGCGGCTACGTAAAGCAGGGGGAGCAGCATCAGCTGATCGTCGGCCCCGGCAAGGCCGCGCAGGTGGTGGATGCCATGCGTTCGCTGATGGGCGGGGCGGTGATGGATGACGCCGAGCGCACCAAAGCGCAGGCGAAGGCCAAATATAAAGCCCCGATGAGCGACGCGCTGCGTCAGCTGGCAAACGTCTTTATTCCGCTGATCCCGGCCTTTATTGCCTCGGGGCTGATCACCGGGATCATCAATATCCTGAAACGTCCGGACATTGTCGGTGACTTCGCGACCCACTACCCAAACCTGCTGGGGATCCTCGGCATTTTCGGCAGCGCGGTCTTTGCCATCATGAACATTCTGGTGGGGGTGAACACCGCCAAAGTATTCGGCGGATCGCTGGCGATGGGCGGGGTAATGGCGGGGATCCTCTCCAGCCCACAGCTAGCCCAAATCACCCTGTTTGGTGAGGCGCTGCAGCCGGGGCGGGGCGGGGTGATCGCCGTGCTGCTGGTGGTGGTGTTGATGTGCTGGATCGAGAAACGGCTACGCAATATCCTGCCGGGCTCGCTGGAGCTTATCTTTAATCCGCTGCTGACTACCTTAATTACCGGCAGCGTGGCGATCATCGCCCTGCAGCCGCTGGGTGGGGTGATCTCGGAATCTATCGCCCACGGGGCCTCCTGGGCTATCGATCGCGGGGGATTCCTGGTGGGCGGGGTTCTTTCGGGCACCTTCCTGCCGCTGGTGTTGACCGGCTTACATCAGGGCCTGGTGCCGATCCACGTTGAGCTGGTGCAGGCCCATGGTTATAACGCACTGCTGCCTATTCTGGCGATGGCGGGTGTCGGGCAGATCGGCGCGGCGATAGCGGTGCTGATGAAAACCCGCAATGAACGTCTGAAGAAGGTGATCAAAGGGGCGCTGCCGGTCGGGCTGCTGGGGATCGGTGAACCGCTGATCTTCGGTGTCACCCTGCCGCTGGGCAAGCCGTTTATCGGGGCCTGTCTTGGCGGTGCGGTCGGCGGGGCGCTGATCAGTTACTGGAAAGTAGCGACCGTTATCACCTTTGGTATTTCCGGATTACCGCTGGCATTAACCATCGTGACCGGAAAAGTCATGCTCTATCTGTTAGGCTATCTGGTAGCGGTGATCGCCGGGTTCCTGTTTACCTGGCTGTTAGGGTTCAACGATCCAGAGGAGTAAGGTTTGGCCAATCACGAGCGTCGCGTAGTCTTTTTTGATCTGGACGGAACGCTGCATCAGCAGGATATGTTCGGCACCTTTATGCGCTATTTACTGCGCCG
Proteins encoded:
- a CDS encoding PTS transporter subunit EIIC → MEKTAALASDILAGIGGENNIRRLENCMTRVRVEVQDDDKLDLARLKKLPGVSGYVKQGEQHQLIVGPGKAAQVVDAMRSLMGGAVMDDAERTKAQAKAKYKAPMSDALRQLANVFIPLIPAFIASGLITGIINILKRPDIVGDFATHYPNLLGILGIFGSAVFAIMNILVGVNTAKVFGGSLAMGGVMAGILSSPQLAQITLFGEALQPGRGGVIAVLLVVVLMCWIEKRLRNILPGSLELIFNPLLTTLITGSVAIIALQPLGGVISESIAHGASWAIDRGGFLVGGVLSGTFLPLVLTGLHQGLVPIHVELVQAHGYNALLPILAMAGVGQIGAAIAVLMKTRNERLKKVIKGALPVGLLGIGEPLIFGVTLPLGKPFIGACLGGAVGGALISYWKVATVITFGISGLPLALTIVTGKVMLYLLGYLVAVIAGFLFTWLLGFNDPEE
- the murQ gene encoding N-acetylmuramic acid 6-phosphate etherase; its protein translation is MNLGSLVSESRNPQTLDLDALSTLDLVNRFNQQDTLVAQAVKETLPEVAKAVDAAADALKAGGRIIYMGAGTSGRLGVLDASECPPTFGVPHGLVIGLIAGGPGALLKAVEGAEDSKQLGEEDLKALNLTAQDLVVGLAASGRTPYVIGGLEYANQTGCTTVAISCNPGSPIAQVAAIAISPVVGPEALTGSTRLKSGTAQKLVLNMISTGAMVKFGKVYQNLMVDMKATNVKLIDRACRMVVEATGTTREEAEEVLKQTGYDVKPAILMILSGLDAAAARARLDAHQGFLRAALEN